The Gossypium hirsutum isolate 1008001.06 chromosome A03, Gossypium_hirsutum_v2.1, whole genome shotgun sequence genome contains the following window.
TGTTGTTATATGTTTTAAGTTCAAATCTGattaaatgtgtaaattttttatataaaatatgagaagataaaaatacccttaaaataatataatttgctTTATAAAAAAAAGGTATTTTAGTTCCTACCTAATCAAGGGCGAAGCCATTTTTTTAAGAGGAgaccgaaattaaattataatttttacgatggtaaaaatataattttatcatttcaataacttatatttttataatttttaaatgattaaatcaaatttttataaatttttgagggggcaaaatataattttatttttattaatttaaaatttttaaaattttaaagagcttaaaaaaattattttaagggaTCAAGGCCCCTAGATAAGCTACCGTACCTAATTGAGTTGGTATTTAATTCACTATATCAGTTAAGGCTatagatatttattttaaatataaaaaaatgaagttaaTGCAATGTGGTAAGTGGCACATTATTGGACCCCCAAACTTTTTGGACTTTTTTCCTTAATAATTGTGGGTTCACTATTTAGTGTTTTGAAAGGTGGaaggtgaagaagaaagatgggaaagattcatttatgtttttttggactcaataaatttttttgtcacatgattcattaaataaatttaattaatatatatttgaaaatcgTCAACAtcatattaattgaaaataatgaaaattaattatttttatcttttatttaaatgtcaaattgttcattaaaaaaatagagaaaaaattatttttaaaaagaaaaaaaaagatttgggGTTAATTTAAATCCAAATACAATgggatttaaatttaaatttattttgttattttaattaatttttttaaataatttttaaatagaatAAACTATAGaaatggtcactcaactttaaaaattttcaatttaagctcTAACGTTTAAATTCTTTCCTATTTTAGTCACTTGTCATTAAATTGATAATGAAAAGTCTTTTTTTCTAACTGGTATAATAATACATCTAGTCTTTAATGCTTACtttattctatcaatttaatcctaattcaaaataattcaataaatttaaccctttacgtttacaaattctatcaatttgatcttaaatttCCTAATCAAAGTTTTCAGCTTTTAAAACAAAGGCATTCCAcatctattaattattttatttatggttGAAATTATCTAATTTCGCACATAGccctttttgtttatatttttaagaattttctgttaaaaattaattaaacatcattaaaaatagtagaaaatatAAATTctgaatatataatatataataaaattatataaataatttaatatttgtaaataaaaaatttcacctTGACTaacataattttagtttttaattaatttggtaaatgatttgACACTAAATCATAATATTAGTAATATGTATTGCTTATTgtggatttaaaaattaaaaaaataaaacacataaaaatctcttaatcaaattataaaattaaaaaaggcacaagaaggaaatttatttaattcattcacatttttcttatgaaaatttaaatgtctatgatttttttatataattattgatttaaCAATTAGATTTTTCAAAGTCATATTTTTAACTctatatttaatttctaatttcaaTGACCAACTTTGAGGACTATTTTTATGTACATTGAAGAAATATCATACTGTTAACAACAAGATTAAATCTACAGTGTTTTTTTTATGAagtttttccatttctttagccAAAATATTATCAATAAAAGGGATATAAAATATTGCATTTAGAAGAAAactaatgaaaaaaagaaagaaagaaaaggaaataaatttTCAAGATAGACTCGATGGCATCGGGAATTGGCTCGAAACATGGTTTGTTAGTTGAGAGAAGTTTGATTAGGAAAATTgtggatcaaattgataaaatttgtaagtgtgaagggttaattttattaaattatttgaaattaggATGAAATTGATAGAGTTTGTAAGTTTTGaggactaaatatgttattataccaattaataAAAAACTTTTCGTTAATTTTAAAGTTAAGTAACGAAAACATAAACGTAAATATAGGAAGATTAGAAATTTCTTccattcaatatttttattttttaataattcggAAAGGACTAAATGAATGTCTAGATAATTTTCTTTATAACTTACGAGACAAGCAATGcctatgatttttttttccacCAATGTAAATTAGTCAAAGATAAGTAGGGCaactttaaagtaagtttagTAACCTTGGATTCCACGTTTTGATTAgaaatatgtattttaatttaaaaaataatataaaacggGTGCTCGAATGTTTTTAAACGTGTAATATCTTCAATTATTAAGGTTATAATTTAAAAACGGGTAAATTATAGTGGAGGTCactcaattataaaaagttacaaaatgattatttaattattttttttaccagTTAgctaatgtaaaaataaaaaaatccaagataattGGATaactaaaaaagacaaaattaaatagttgtatgactattttgtaatttttttatagttgaataacccaaaaaaattttgagtgacaaaatgatataaaaaattacattagTAGTTATTTATTTTGGGGTTtcgaattttcttttgattttttcatgaaaaaaattactttattaaacattaaatattaaCTCTAATAAAGtttgactttatttaatttattttaatagtaattGATTCTGAGGGACCTATCGTAAATGACATAATTGTAATTTTGGCAAcatttgtgttgtttttttttttttggacaaaATTTGTAGGATTGCAATGTCATGGGAATttctatacaatttttttttcttaaggacATAAATGAATAATGGTGGGACATTGAGTTCAGATATTATACTATAATGGTccctcttttaaattttattttgaaatctgagctagcttcaaTGTATCAAAATTATGGCTTTGATAAAATAGCAGAGCGACATGATcctttcaattaaaaatttgtaaattcaatttaatccctcaatCTTATCCTTTTACCAATTAATTGAGGTTTTAATTGAACTAATTTAGAATTTATTctcgtatttttatttttaagaatttaatcttttttttttctaaatttcaatatttagGTTTAACTATtagtattgttaattttttttcccgGTTACACTTGTTAGTGtgacatattattattattttttaaagtcactTGGTagtaatgtaattaaaaaaatggcGTCGCAATgaatctaaatttaacaaaataatcttaATATTGTTAACAGTTAGacctgaatttttaaatttgaaaagtagagtgACTAAATTCCTAGATATAAAAATACATGAACTAAATTCTAAATCTCGGAAAATTACATAgacttatgatatattttaatcttAAATCAGTTATTGTTTTTcagcataatgataaatttagccctttacatatttttttgtcaattaggtccttagtctttttttttttaaaactaaatttagcTCTCAATCTTTTAAAGAgagttgaattattattttttaacagaaatattgactaaaatgttaaatttttaaaacataataatccGCATGATAATTCACTTATACTTCAcgctatttttttaaatttttataaattttatattatttgttgactaaaaaattatacatattataaaaataattttttaaaaatagtatatataaaattGATTAAACCAATTAATTCGATTTATAATCAATAACTGAtcgaaataatttattttatttattacgtaattaaattaattatcgtGATTAATTTAATTGAATCGATTACACAAAAAAACATTGAATTTGAATAGTTTTTTCTTGTTTaacagaaaaagaaatcaatGAATTATTATTACActtaatcataacaaatatatattcgTTTGGTCTCAACTGCATGTACCTATCTGTCTGCTGGTAGCTTGGAATTAAGATAAATGACacgataatttttttaaacattattaagataaataaataccaaaaaaaagtGAAACTTTGGCTATGGTGGGACCTTAACATTAATTATTACCGATTAAatgtttttggtttttaatttaatttagttggtTGTAACAGTTTTAGTTCAACTGTTATGAATATTATTCTTAATACAGGAGGACGCGAGTTTAAGTttattgaagcgcattatcctctttTTCTATAAGCTAAGAATGAACTGTAAATAATTTTAggtattatcataaaaataataaatatgatcaaAGTAGGACAGAGATCCATGCattataattggtaaaaatactaaaagttaaattacattttatcccatttatttaaaaaaattaaaaaaattaatctttttaattaaatttgagttGTAAATGGGtaaattgttttttttccttttaatgtccattttttttcccaaaatattttaaatgtatttaaataaagtgaaatttgaatttttgagGCACCAATTTCCGCTTCCTACTCAACATACTCCATTATAATAATGAAACTTTCATAGTTGACTCATATTTTAGATCTATTCATTGTTTGATTTCTCACAAATTCAAGTCAAAATGATTGAAACTTTCAAATTACATCAATATAATATCATGtagtttgaatatatatatatattaaaaaatcgtTTAAAAAAAACATCTAAGAACAAATAATcacaacatttatttttttttgtcaattttacgtaattttaatttatacaataaaaaatttagcccTTAAATCTTACATATTCTgtctattttcataaatattttttaagctaattttttatattgtttttgaactcttatagatttttaaaatttttaaacactttatccaaatatatatataatagaattaaattaaattaacagaatatataaacattaaaatatatcaattaaattatgtACTTATGGCGAAAAACATTAATTATCGTAATTaactattttcaattttaaatttgacAAAGATTAAACTATTCAAATTTGCTGAATATCGAAGTTGATAGGATTTGGAGAGatatttttactttcttttcttgTAATAAAGGCAAACACAACctcaaaaatagtaaaattatatcattataaattattaatttataaattaatataatgataaaatatttcagattaaaaaaattatagttgaATTATGGTTGGTCCCGAAAACATGTCTTGTCTTGTATTAGGATAAATTATGTATTCATATTTcaatttgtttaaaattaaaaaaaaaatttaatttttttaataattatatatattttttgacataATGCCTAAAATTATCTGTAGTTCTTCTTCAACCCGTGAGTAAGAAGATAATGTGTTTCAGCACACTAGAACTCATGTCCTACGTTGACAATAATACCCATGCTAATTGAATTAAGACTCAACcggtgaaaaataatatttaatttttttctaatttaatataaaataaatatcgGATAATGATGATAAggataatattattttcttttgcgAGATAGCTTATAAGCACCCATTAATTGTAACGCAAGTTCATTGCATTATCTCATCTAATAATTTGACATTGCAAAACGTGCATGCATTGCTTGTTTTTGCTGTGATTTTGTGTGCAATTTGGTCAAATAGAAATTAACTTGAattgaaatttaaagaaattacaaaattaaatggttttttttaaatatttgtataaattaatcATGTGattggtttttttaaataaaaaaacataacaattttcaattattttgattaattaaaaattataatatattataaaatattttcgatttttctcaaccttaacaaaatattttaagggatttaaaatctttttctttttcattaaatTCCAATAAATTAGGCACGTTAtcaattttttttggaaattataaTTGTTTTTTATCTTATAAATCAAAGTAAGGAATTAACTAGAGACTCGTGTGTTGGCTTAATGGTCAGAGCGTTCACTGCCCAAGGTGTGACATGGGTTCGAACCGCACTAGTGTGTTGCTATTAGAGCTTTACCCTTCTATTATaattcacacaaaaaaaaaaagaaataattataagaatggaaaaaataataaatatagtagaAGATCAATATGCACCGTGTAAATATTATGTTAACATTTTAGTCATCtcaagaaataaatattaaaaaaatatgctaatttagaaatatataaagATTTACTGCCACAAATGATTAatactaaaaatgataaaaaaatataataaaaattaatattaaaatctaTGCTTGTTGAGTGTTTATTAGTGGGTTGTACCATCAATAGTAGCTTAGTTGAGCTATGTTTAATTTACAGCTTCATCAACAGTGACTGCAGGATACGGATTCGTCACATTTTGAGAAGTCAAAATGCACTTACTAATCGAATGGTCAAGTATGAGTCTAATAGTCcttgaatttaattttatttgaagacCCCCTTCGTCAATTCAAGACGTTTTATTGTCGGATAATACTCTCTCTGCATGAGTTTGATTGGATTTGATGTACTCGCTTAATGTTATTTtctataaaaaacaaaaattaaaacttatGGTTAATATATACGATTTCATTTAAAAACAACTGATAAAATCCTAATCCAATTGATTTGTGTAATTGTTATTAAAAATGATATCTAATAATTATAAGATTTGTATTTGAATACTTATAAAATTTTGGTCAAATTATGATGATTAAAGTGTTGGAGGACTATGATCTAATTATGTCATATTACATGGATcactctaaaaaaataaaaaggactaaattctaaaattgaGTATAGTAAAGAGCAAAAATCACAATTTGACATTTACGTTACTTAGTCTCTTATTTGTAAAATACAATGTTGGTCAGGgttcaaacaagagaaaaaaaaaacaaaaatcgatGCAAACCACAAGGTTTCAAATTgggtttatttaattaattagaattattttttatttttacaatataaaataaatatttttatttaaataatattttaaaaataaaaatgatgtgATTTAGAATCAGATTATATTTTGTCcctttattaaaaaattagtaaattagtcATTATGTGTTAGTTAAAAGAGCAAactgatcattttattaaaattttcatctatttttattattaaaaatttgtcatTGTACATCAACATGAGGTATACATGGAATGTCTGGTTATTCTCTCAGTCGCACCAATATTTAATAAtacaaatagatgaaaattttaatagaaaatattaatacactcttagtttaacatataagggctaatttataaattttttgattGAATAGGACAAAATACAGTCAGACTCTTATTacaaaaaatttacatatttttatgagaaaatttcattttcactatttttcaaccatttatcaataaataaaaaggttcaaacttgactgattgagtcttaaattaattattatggaTATTGTTGTCGATATAAGAAAACATGAGTTTGAGTGTATTAAAAagtattatcattttatttattgattGAGAAGAAGTTATGAATAGATATTCAgttaaaaaaacagaaattaccaaaatttgtaataaaattataaaaaaaaatgttcaaactTGAGATCTCAAAATTGTCTGATGGATTCATATAGTTGCTGCCTCTAATGTTGGTATTAGGATTTAGGACTTTGACTGAGAGAGGAAAACAAAAATGCTAAATAAGCTGCGGAGACAAAGGGGATTAGAAAATTTTGCGAAATGCAGTCGGAATCAAATTGAAATTCAAATCCCAAATGCAAATTTCACGCGTAGAAATTAGATTACGTGCATCTCATGAAATCCAATctttattttttccaaaataaaaaataaaaaatcccctCCCTAAAAAGGGGTATTTCGTTTTTCAACAGTGAAGAAAAAAGAACAAACAAAAAAgcatccttttcttctttttgtcaAAGTTTCTAGAGCAAGAAACACAATCCCAATAACCTCTTTATTTCACCATTTTTGATGATTCTATCCTCTAAGAAGGTGGTAAAGTGTTTGTGTATATGTGCGTGAGAAAGGTAGCAGTATAGCActtgttctttgtttttaagGTACTTAAAGAAAAACACTACAAAatgttgtttttgtttctttatctgGGTTTAATTTTAGTATGTTGTTGTTTATGGCTTTAATTCAATTGGGTTAAgcttaaattgttttttttttgttaaggaAAAATGGGAGATAGTGAAGAAGGTAATACTGATTTGATGCAAAGGATTCAATCTTCATTTGGAACATCATCTTCTTCGATTCctaaacaagttttatcaatgaaTCGTCTTGAAATACCTCAATTGAACCCTAATCAAATCAGGGCTGTTAGGCATTTCTCTCATTTTGGACAAAACTTTAACGGCGGCGGTGGTGGAGGTGGCGGCGGTGGTGATGGTAATAAAAGAGTTGGTATTCCTCCTTCACACCCTAACCAGATCCCACCCGTTTCGCCTTATTCACAGATCCCTGTGTCTCGTCCATCGAGCCATCAAATGGGTTCTTCTCAGGGTTTTAGTCTCGGACCGACTCATTCTCGGTCTTTGTCACAACCTTCGTCGTTCTTTTCGTTCGATTCGTTGCCGCCGTTGAGTCCTGCGCCGGTGAGCCAAATTTCGAACGATGTGTGTATGGAAGATTCGCATTCGTTGTTACCGCCCTCGCCTTTTCCAAAGGCGAGTTCTCCTCGGGTTGGAGAAAGTTTGCCACCACGAAAATCACATAGGCGGTCCAATAGTGATATTCCTTTCGGGTTTAATACGGTAACCCCACCGGTAAGGGGCAGCGGTTTTGAGAATTCGGGTGTGCCTAGGCCAGTTCAGTTGGTTAAAAAGGAAACGAGTTGGGAAAGAGGTATTGATGGTAACGTTGAAGGAATGGGTGAGAGGAAATCGGAAGGGGAAGTAATGGATGATTTGTTTTCGGCATATATGAATTTGGATAACATCGATGCATTGAATTCTTCCGAGGATAAGAACAACAATAACGAGAATCACGAAGATTTAGATAGCCGAGCGAGTGGAACAAAGACCAACGGTGGCGATAGTAGTGACAATGAAGCGGAAAGCAGTGCGAACGAGAGCGGGAATAGTGTGACACGAGGCGGAGTTTATTCAACTGAGAAAAGAGAAGGGAACAAAAGGAGTGCAGGGGGTGACATTGCTCCTACTTCGAGACATTATCGAAGTGTTTCGATGGATAGTTTTATGGGGAAGTTGAACTTTGGTGACGAATCACCAAAACTACCTCCTTCACCCGGATCTCGTCCTGGACAACTCTCACCAAGCAATTCAATTGATGGGAATTCTGCTGCCTTTAGTTTGGAGCTCGGAAACGGTGAGTTCAGTGAAGCTGAACTGAAGAAAATTATGGCAAACGAGAAGCTCGCAGAAATCGCAATGACTGATCCAAAGCGTGCAAAGAGGTATTGTATTGCTTGATTTAATATCTTTTTTCGACTGTACTAAAGCATTGCCAATTAACTTATCAGTTGTTTCTTTTGAAGGATTTTGGCTAATCGTCAATCAGCTGCTCGTTCCAAAGAAAGGAAGATGCGGTACATTTCCGAGTTGGAGCACAAGGTTCAGACCCTGCAAACTGAAGCTACCACATTATCGGCTCAATTAACACTTCTACAGGTTGAAGATTTAGAGCTTTTTAATGTTATAGGATATATTCCATACTTTCCTGTTTCTCATCCTTGAACTTTAAATCGATGCAGAGAGATTCCGTTGGGCTTAGCAATCAGAACAACGAGTTGAAGTTTCGTATTCAATCCATGGAACAACAGGCACAACTCCGTGACGGTATAATCGAATTTTCATTAGCATGCTCTACTGTTTGTatcttttaacttgttttagaTTGCATGCTACTTTCGGATTGTAGTAGTATCGATACACATCTAGTAAAACAAATCCAAGTCTGCTCCCACTGTTTACGAAGTCTCGTACACGGGAAAACATGATTGTTCTTAACTCGTTCCTTGTCTTATTGTGTTGCTTTTTGGACACAGCTCTAAACGAAACATTAACCGCGGAAGTCCGTCGATTAAAGCTTGCTACTCAAGAACTAGGTGGCGATTCTGATCCATCCAAAGGCATGGTCTCGCAGCAGCTTCCCATTAGCCGCCAGATGTTCCAGCTACACCAGCAACAGTTCCACCAGCAACAGCAGAACGGGAACACAGCTGCAAAATCCGAGTCGAATCAGTAGCTCCCGAGTCCCGGCATTCGTAAGATTTGAAAAAATCACCTTATGCCTCATTATTTCATAACTTCATCTGCATCCATTCATTGGTTTCTGATTTCCAAGTTTGACGAGTTTCACGGTCGTGGTAAAATCATGGTTCAACCTGCCTCAGGTATCCATCTCGGATCACGgaataaagtaatatatatatagcttaaacaattaaatatcatatatagctatagtttttttacttatttatggTAGATAAACTATATTGGAATGTAAGCATCAAGTTTGACATGATTTGTTGCATTGACAACACAAAATATTGGCTCTCtctttgtttgtttctattaattgagtatatttatatttcatttcagATTGTTGCCATTTAAGCTTTGGGGTttgcttaaaattttcaaaaattttggggggtttaattagaatttttaaaaattataaaatgcataaTGAAAATTCAGTTTTTTATTGGTTCGGCTTTAGATTTTTTGGGTCGGGTCattacaattttaaataatttcatgttttgattgGTTTACATTTAAGTCATTTTGGAATATTTGTTTGAGTGATTTTGAGTTTAGATTGTTTTGGGTTTAATAAAACATTACGGTTGTTGTAATAATTGTTGCGATTAAATAGTACTGTTTTAACAAAAATTGTAATATGCTGCGTAATTGAAAAACCTCAAACGGTACAATAATTGCTGTTTGGTTGAATTGACCATTAGTACGATTATGGAAACATCGGATATCATGCATGGCTTAGATTAATGGCTTGTTAAACTGAATTAAACGGGGTAAAAGTACCGTATAGGACCCTATAttcaaaaatggacaaattaatttTTGTACCTTAAATCATCAGTAAAttggttttttattattaatttaatttatttttactattaaaaattgtcGCATGTTTTTTATTCTTGTGTATAGAGACAAATTTTTAATTGTataaatagatggaattttaaaaagattaatttatttttggtcTAATATTTaggactaatttatctatttattgagcaaaaaagataaaatttaatcAGATTTTTAGTATAAAGACTCATGGCACTTTTATCCAAATTATGATATTATTACGTATGTTATGTTAGTGCTTAAGTTatggatttagttatttttagttcGGATCCAAATGTTAACaactaaattttaactaaatttatttggttaaatttcaCTATTACTTTTGTATTGATATAGGTTTAGTTTATGCTTCCGATTGTATTTTTTGAAATACTAATAACTattattaaatctattaattaattttttgaataatatataaaattagcaAATTAATATAGCATTACACGATTTTACAGTAACAAAATTTAACAGATTTTgtgattaaaatagaaatttcaaAACTAGAAAAATAATCAAAGGTTAAATTCACAACATATGTATAATAAAAggactaataacataatttagcAATTAATTGTGAAGTTCTTAAACTCCCataatcaaaagaaaatatataaaaagaaacaTAAAAGCTTGCAAGAAATAATTGTCAATAATTACAACAAAATCCCTGTAATAATATGATTTCATCTATTTGTCTATTGTTTACAAGCAAAAAGAAATCAAAACCCAACATATATAAAATGGAGACTAGTTTTtttgcaaaaagaaaataatggGGACAAAATTGTATAAAGCTTTCATGTGGTAGAAGAAGTGAAGAACCCTAAAAAAATCACTGACCAACACAGAAATTATCAAAACGagttaaaccctaaaccctaaatcttactCTGTTGATACAACGGATCGATTTCTTTCTCAACATCGATATTTTTTGGACCTCTAACCCAACCTCCATCGATGGAATCCATAGGTCCATTCAATCCATCATCCAAGAAATCACCTACTTTTTTCACTTTAACCTCCTTCGGCATAACAGGATACTTACCGGAGAAGCAAGCGTAACAGAACTTCTGAGAATCGCTAGCCAACATTTTCTGCAAGCTATCGAATGGGAGGAATGCAAGGGAATCACATCCAATGAACTCTCGGATCTCCTCAACACTCATTCGGTTCGATATCAATTCCTCCGCGCTCGGCGTATCCACTCCGTAATAGCAAGAACCGATAATCGGTGGGCTAGCAATCCTCATATGAACTTCCTTAGCCCCTGCTTCCTTAATCAACCTAACGATTTTTGAAGACGTGGTTCCACGAACAATCGAGTCGTCAACAACCACAACCCTTTTACCGTCCAACACACCACGAACCGGGGAAAGCTTAAGCTTAACCCCGAAATCTCTAATCTTTTGCGAAGGCTCGATAAACGTTCTTCCAACGTAATGAGACCGAATCAACCCTTGTTGAAACGGAACCCCTGCTTTAGCTGCATAACCAAGAGCAGCTACCACACCAGAATCCGGCACTGCAATAACAACATCACAATCAACCGGAGCTTCGGTAGCAAGTATTTCACCGAAAACATGTCGAGACTCGTAAACAGACCGTCCGAACACAACCGAATTCGGCAAAGCAAAGTAAATATGCTCGAAAATACATTGCTTTGGTTCAGGGTGAGGCAACAAGCAGAGTGATTGAACACCATCTTTTTTATCAACAACAAGAACTTCACCGGGATTCACTTCTCGTTCATACGTAGCTTCGATTAAATCGAGTGCACACGTCTCGGAAGCAAACACAACGGCACCATTGGTTCTCCTTCCCATAACTAAAGGCCTAAATCCATAAGGATCACGTACAGCAACAAGTTTATCTTCAGTTACAAACACCATTGAATAAGCACCTTCAAGCTTTTCACAAGCATCaacaattcttaaaaaaaatggcCTAGCTTTTGAAATAGCAATTAAATGAAGAACAACTTCAGTATCCGAACTAGTATTAAAAATCGAACCATTATCTTCAAGCATAGCTCTTAAAGTTCTATAATTCACTAAATTCCCATTATGTGCAACACCAACAGAACCAAACCTGTAACCAGCTACAAAAGGTTGTACATTTTTTAACATTGATGAACCGGCGGTTGAATATCTTACATGTCCGATTGCCATTTCACCAGGTAATTGACTAAGTTTGGTTTCATTAAACACATCGGAAACTAAACCCACACCGGTGACCGATTGAAGAACATTATTATTCACTGCTACAATACCAGCACCTTCTTGTCCACGATGTTGAAGGGCATGGAGGGCTAAATAACAGAGACGTGAGGCTTCTGGGTCACCGAATATGCCCACAACGCCGCATTCTTCACGGGGCTTGTCATCGTCGATGAAAGAAGGGATAAAACTGGGTTCTGGGTCGGGTTTGTTTGCCGGAAAGAAGTCAGCGATGGGGTTTTTGGAGGAGACGGTGCAGTGAGGTTTGTGGGTACGGAAA
Protein-coding sequences here:
- the LOC121222343 gene encoding bZIP transcription factor 29 — protein: MGDSEEGNTDLMQRIQSSFGTSSSSIPKQVLSMNRLEIPQLNPNQIRAVRHFSHFGQNFNGGGGGGGGGGDGNKRVGIPPSHPNQIPPVSPYSQIPVSRPSSHQMGSSQGFSLGPTHSRSLSQPSSFFSFDSLPPLSPAPVSQISNDVCMEDSHSLLPPSPFPKASSPRVGESLPPRKSHRRSNSDIPFGFNTVTPPVRGSGFENSGVPRPVQLVKKETSWERGIDGNVEGMGERKSEGEVMDDLFSAYMNLDNIDALNSSEDKNNNNENHEDLDSRASGTKTNGGDSSDNEAESSANESGNSVTRGGVYSTEKREGNKRSAGGDIAPTSRHYRSVSMDSFMGKLNFGDESPKLPPSPGSRPGQLSPSNSIDGNSAAFSLELGNGEFSEAELKKIMANEKLAEIAMTDPKRAKRILANRQSAARSKERKMRYISELEHKVQTLQTEATTLSAQLTLLQRDSVGLSNQNNELKFRIQSMEQQAQLRDALNETLTAEVRRLKLATQELGGDSDPSKGMVSQQLPISRQMFQLHQQQFHQQQQNGNTAAKSESNQ
- the LOC121222346 gene encoding amidophosphoribosyltransferase 2, chloroplastic, which translates into the protein MAIGHVRYSTAGSSMLKNVQPFVAGYRFGSVGVAHNGNLVNYRTLRAMLEDNGSIFNTSSDTEVVLHLIAISKARPFFLRIVDACEKLEGAYSMVFVTEDKLVAVRDPYGFRPLVMGRRTNGAVVFASETCALDLIEATYEREVNPGEVLVVDKKDGVQSLCLLPHPEPKQCIFEHIYFALPNSVVFGRSVYESRHVFGEILATEAPVDCDVVIAVPDSGVVAALGYAAKAGVPFQQGLIRSHYVGRTFIEPSQKIRDFGVKLKLSPVRGVLDGKRVVVVDDSIVRGTTSSKIVRLIKEAGAKEVHMRIASPPIIGSCYYGVDTPSAEELISNRMSVEEIREFIGCDSLAFLPFDSLQKMLASDSQKFCYACFSGKYPVMPKEVKVKKVGDFLDDGLNGPMDSIDGGWVRGPKNIDVEKEIDPLYQQSKI